In the genome of Cupriavidus sp. WKF15, the window CATGCAAAACGGGGCCGCCGACACCGCTCCGGACGCTGGCGTAGGCCATCGGCAACGGGTCGCTATCCCGGGGATCCTGCTACTGGCATTCAAGCTGCTCGTCAATGATCGGGCCAAGTTCACCGGGTTGCTGGTTGGCATTACGTTCTCCGTGTTCCTGATGATCGGGACGACATCGCTCTTTACCGGCGTCTTGAACCGCTTATCGTCGACGGTGTTCAACATAGGCGCCAGCGCATGTGGGTCATGGATCCGGCCGTCAACACGGTGGCCAACACGATCGGCATGCCGGACTATGTACTGGACGGCGGGCGCTTTGCGGTGCCGCTTTACTCGGGCGGCGCGCTGGTGCGTCTGAACAGCGGTACCGCCTGTGACAGTTGTTGGGATTGACGACACGAGCCTGTTCGGCCCCTGCGGGTCGTACGCGGGTTACGCAGTCGGTGCGATTTGGCTCACATTGACCAGCACGCTCGTCAATACCGCGATTGCGCGGGCCGGCTATGCGGCACAGATCGTTCCGATTCCAGGTGAATAAGCTGGAAGACGGCCGGCTACTTTGCACAAGTGCGAGCTGCCCTTGCCGCTGAACTGAGCCGACACTCGGCTGCGCATGCGCCGCTCGGCAAGTCGCGTTCGAGCAGCAGCAGCGGCGGCGTGGGCTTTTTGCCCGGCAGTAGGGCGGTCTTGCCTCAGCCAGCCTGAAAGCCCACCCGAGCGCCCATGACGCAGATTGCCAACACGCGTGCGGCGAAAGGCGGGCAGGGAAAGTGATCGTTGGACTAGGCCACCACTACCTGCGCAAGCAGTCCCACGGTAGGGTTTGCCTTGTCGATCACCTATACCGGGGCATTGCTGCCTCGGCCGCTCTGGCTTCTCTCGGTAAGCGAGCGATGCCATTTGGCGACGCAAGCCTCGCCATACAGGAGCTGGCGCCATGACTCACACGTTGCCATCGTCGGCGGGTGCGCCTGATCAAGCCGAACAGGCAGCTCAACGAATTCGCCAACGCGCCGGTGAATTCCTTCCCCAGATTGGCATGATTCTTGGCTCCGGGCTCGGTGGTTTGGCGCGGGCAATCGAAAATGCCATCGTGATTCCCTATGCGGATCTGCTGGGATTCCCGCAATCCCTGGTTGAAGGTCACGCCGGTGAACTCGTCCTCGGCCGGTTGAGCGGGGTGGATGTGATGTGCATGCGAGGCCGGCAGCATTTCTATGAAGGGCATGGCACGACGGGTATGACGCAGGCGGTCCGAGCAATGAAACGGATGGGATGCGACCGGCTAATCGTGACATGTGACTGCAGCGACTGATATTCGACTGGCTCGAACAACAGGTGTCGTAGGGCTGGGGCACGAGGCCAACGCACTCACCAACCTGTCAGGCGGTTGGCAAACTCGCGCCAGAATCGTCGGGCGCGCCTTCTCTGGTGCAGTTGCTGTTCAGCCAATGCCAGCCGCTCGCACTCGCGTAGCAACCCTTCTTGGAACCGCGCCGGTAGTGAGGTGCTGTCGTGACACCGTACCTGGCCAGCGAACAAGATACCCAATCCGCTATCACAAGCCTTCCGGTTATGATGAGTCCGCACAACTGCGTCTCTTTGATATAAGGGACACTCGACCCGTACCGAAGCTTTTCTTGGACGGTCGGTTTGAAGGGCGGTGCATCTATCGATGCAGCAATGGCCGACAGTTAGCCGCCTTTCTGAGCCTCACTGAGGGTATTACCGGGTACTTTTCGTCTTGACTCTGCGCACAGGCGCGACTTTTCCCACCAGGGATGGTGCCAATCGGCCCGCGTCCGCGTGCCGCAGTCACTTGGTGGGGGCGAGCGAGCCAATCGCACAAGCGCTCAATCTCCGCCGTAGTCTTGCCTAGCCGGGATCACCCCTCGCACACCGCCGCGCGGGTTGCCCACATCGCCGGCATAGCGAGGGATCAGGTGGATATGAACGTGCATGACGGTTTGTCCGGCGTGCACGCCTATGTTGACCCCGACATTGAATCCGTCGGGATGGAATTCGGCCTCAAGGCGTGTCTTCATTTCCCGCACCAGCGCATGCAAGGCGGCAAACTCTGCTTCCGTCGCATCGAAATAGTCAGCGAAATGACGGTTCGGGATGATCAGCGCATGACCGGGCGCGACCGGGTACCGGTCATACCGGACGTGGGCCAACGCGTTGCGCGCTATGATCCCATCTGACGTGCAGAACCGACAGGGGCCTATGTGCAGGTCGGCCCGTGAGAGATCGTTTGGCATGAGCAAGTCCCCCTGTCATCTGTTGAGAACTCGTTGCCAACGCGGCTCGGGAGTTCGCGGCAGCAACCCTATCGATCCCATGGTAGGCCAGGCAGCCGACAGCGCCAGAGGGCTCCTACTCTCATAATCCGGAGTCAACCGGTTGAGCCCGATCGCGCCATATGGGCTCAAATGTCTAAATGCAATTAATCGCCAGCACTGCCAGCCAACACCCTTGTGGAGCTAGCAAGCGGCTTTCCGGACGGTCACCCTGGGTGAGAGGCGCGAACATGGACCGGGTTTTCATTGCCGCAGTCGGAAACGAGTGGCCCTGTGCGGAACTCGCCGGCCTGCTGCATGCCAGGACTGGCGAGGCCGAGGTACGTCATTTTCCTGACGGGGAGTCCTATGTCAGGCTGCTCCAGCCGGTGGCGGGCTGCGAAATTGCAGTGGTGTGCCGGCTGAATCATCCCGACCCGAAGGTGCTGCCGGTTCTGTGGCTGGCCGCGGCCGTCCGCGAAAGCGGTGCGGCGCGGGTTGGGCTGGTAGTCCGTACCTGCCCTATATGCGCCAGGACAAGGCCTTTCATGCGGGTGAAATCGTGTCAGCGCGGCATTTCGCCGCGCTGCTGTCGGCCCACTTCGACTGGCTGGTTACCATCGACCCCCACCTGCAGTGCAATGGCAGCCTGTCCGAAAGGAGAGACATCATGCAACAAGGCCTGACCAAGCGAGAAGTGGCAACGCTCGCCGCGCAGCTGGACGCGGTGGAAGCGCGCATCCGTGCCGCCGTGGGAGCGGGCGATTCTCCCCTGGCGCCGCCGGCGCAGCCGGAGCCGCGCGATGACGCCGAGATTGCCGAGCAGGAAATCGCGCAGCGCCAGGACGACGCCATGCTCGAGCATTACCGTATGCAACTGGCCGACATCGGCGCTGCGCGGCTGCGGATGTCAAGCGGCACGTATGGAGTCTGTATAGATTGCCGGCAGGCGATTCCCTTCGAGCGGCTGCAGGCCTCCCCGACGGCAAAGCGCTGCACTGCCTGCCAGCGCCACCACGAACATCTGTACGCACGCCAGGCGCAGGAGGCGTCTGGCAACGCGCCAGGATAAGCAGGGGGAGGCCGCCAGGCGCCGCTGGATCACTTACTTCGTTCCGGGGGTCAATGCCCAGGCCGCCGGCCAGCTCGCAGTCTATGTGACGCCGGCGGCGTAGGCAAAGAGCCACGCCTCTACCTGTTTTGGCGTAGCGGGCGGCTCAGGCCAGTCCGGCGTAAGCCGGACGCCTATGGTGGCGGTGGACGAAATGATATGCACAAGGGGAGTTGGCAACGGGGTACCAAGGCCGCCCTGGGTGCCAGGCTTGCGACGTAAGCAGTCGGCCTTTACACGAGATCGTACTCCCGCATCATCTCGGCGGTGACCGCGTTGACGACGGGCAGGCAGTCCGCGCTCACGCCGGGAAAGGCGTCGATGGTCCAGTTGCAGCCGCGATTTGCCGCCGGTTCGACGGGACGCGGGAGGGGGATTTCGCAGTTGCGGCAGGTGTCGCCGAGATCTGCGCTTTCCTGCAGGCGCCGCAGGATTTCATTGCGGATCTGCTCCGCATTGCCGGTGTTCTTGATCATATGTGCTCCTTCCGAATTGTCAACGGCTGGGGACTTGGGCCCGGAATCAGTCAGGTGGGCAGGTTCTCGGGACCATTCGGTCTGCCCACGGTCTGGGAAAAGATTGGCTCCTCGTCCTCGTTCAGGGACATGTGCTCCGCCAGCTGGCGCCGGTTTAGCCAGCCTCGTACAACAGCTCCCAGGCCGGCCTGACCGCGGCGCTCAAGAACTATCACGGGCTTTCCTCCGTGCTGGTCGCTGGTCAGAACGAGTTGGTTGGCCCTCAAGCGGGATTAACACTTCAAAAGCAACTCGCCAGCCAAGGGCCGTCCGATTTACTTGTGTTGCCCCAGGCGACACACAACACCTGGATGTCTGGCATTACAGAGGAGCAGTGGGACCTGCTGCTACGGCTCACACCTCAAGGGATGAGTGAACTGCGGGTCCATGTGCCCGCGACGTCAAGCCCGGTAGCTCCAAGCCGATTTCGTCTTCCAGCGCGTGGACCTGCGTTCTCAGGCTCCTGTCAGTGATGCGGATGAAGCGCCAGGGTTGCATGACCTGCTGGTCTATCTGCACCATATGGCCGGCCGCAAGGCACAGCTGGGTGCAGGGTCCTGACGCCCACTGGGCACATGAGGCTACCATCCATCTGTTACGCATCTGCAGGACAAGAACAATAGGGGGAGTCGTGACCACAACCGATTCGACGCACCCGACAGACAGCGCGCGCGGCGGTAGTCCGATGCGCGACGTGATCGCCGGCTGTTCGATTGCCGGCCTTTTACTGCCTGAGGCCGTGGCATACGCCGGCATCGCCAATCTTCCGCCACAGGCGGGTCTGATCGGCTTGCTGATCGGTCTGGTGGTCTACGGCCTGCTGGGGACCAGCCGCTTCGCCGTGGTGTCGGCAACATCGTCTTCGGCCGCCGTGCTGGCCGCCATCACGGTGTCGATGGCCGGTGGCGATCTGGCACAACGGCTGCTGCTGGCCGCCGGACTGGTGATCCTGAGCGGCTTTTTTCTTGTATTGGCTGGCCTCGCCCGGCTCGGTGGCATTACCGAATTCATTGCCAAGCCGGTGCTGCGAGGTTTCACGTTTGGGCTGGCCATCACCATCATCCTGAAGCAGGTGGCGAGCGTGGCGGGCGTGCATCCGACCCATGGCGACCTGCCGCGATTCACGTACGAGTTGATCCAGGAGGTATCGGTCTGGAACGTGAACGGGCTGATCGCTGCGCTGGTCGTACTGCTGTTGCTGTTCGCGATGTCGCCCTGGAAGAGCGTGCCCGGCCCGCTGGTCGTTATCGTGCTCGGCATTGTGCTCGCCCACGGGGTGGATCTGCATCACTACAGCATCGGGCAGGTCGGCACGATCGATCTGGCCGACGTCTCGTTCGAACTCCCTGACCTGCCTCGCACGGAGTGGCTGCGGCTTGGCGAGCTGGCGTTTGCGCTGGTCCTGATTTTGTATGCGGAGTCGTATGGTTCGATCCGCAGTTTCGCGCTCAAGCATGGTGACAAGACCTCGGCGGATCGGGATCTCGTTGCGCTGGGCCTGGCCAATCTGGGTTCGGGTTTGCTGCACGGCATGCCCGTGGGCGCGGGCTACTCGGCGACTTCCGCCAATGAAGCGGCCGGCGCACGGTCGCGCCTGGCTGGCTGGTGCGCGGCGGTAGTCGTCGCCGTGATCGTCGCGCTGTTGTTGCCGCAACTAGCCTTGACGCCCGAGCCGGTGCTGGCCGCGATTGTGGTCTACGCGGTCAGCCATACACTGCGCCTGAGCGTGTTCCGCCCCTATTGGGCGTGGCGGCGGGACCGGCTACTGGTTGTGGCGGCGTGCATAGCCGTGCTGCTGCTCGGCGTCCTGGACGGTCTGCTGGCGGGAATCGGGGTGAGTCTGCTGATCACGCTGCGCAATTTCTCTGAGCCGAACGTCAGCCAGTTGGGACGCCTTGGCAGCAGCCACGACTACGTGGACGTCACCGCGCACCCCGAAGCCAAGACGCTTCCGGGCGTGCTGATCGTGCGGCCCGAAGCACCGATTTTTTTTGCCAATGTCGAGCGCATCCTTGCGCAGGTGCGGCATCTGGCCGATGCAGGGCAGGGCGCCGTGCATACCTTGATCTTCAGTCTCGAGGAGTCTCCAGACCTCGATGGTTCGACGATCGAGGCACTGCACACGTTCGCCGCCAGCGCCGCGGCCCGTGGCCGACGTCTGCTACTGGTGCGATTGAAGCCCCCCGCGCTGGAAGTGCTGTCGCGATCAGCGGACGAAGCACTGCCGCGCGAAGCGCTGCACGAACTCAGCGTGGACGAGTGCGTGCAGTCTCTGGGGCAGGGCGGCGTCGCAGCCGCGACGACGGCTGCAGGACCAGCACGCTCTTGACGTAGAACGAAGCAAAATTGTCACTTCACCTACCTGGTGTGGATGTCCGTAGAGTAAGCTTTGATGTTATGGGATTTTTGAGCGCGTAACGGAGACCGACCGTCGTGTCTCTCGCCTCGCCGAGCGCACCGGTGCGAAGCTCGCGGTTTCGCAGTCACACGCTATTATCGATGGCCGTGGAGCAGCCAACTTCGGACTTGGGGATGGACCATTCCGCCACATAACCACGCGTATCAAGGCGCCGAGCTGCCAGGCCGAGTAGTAGTCCACCAGTGGACGGGTCTGCTGCGCGTAGATGTCGAGGCGCTTCTTTACCGTTTCTGCACGAAGCGCTCGTGGTCCGCACTCTTTGGCTCCTCGATGGCCAGGTTCCTCCATCCGACAAGCCATCCGAACACGCGCCGGGCCGACGGCATCGGCATCGTGGGCTCCAGGACAAGCGGGGTCTTGCCCAGCGGAAAGAGGAGGCGGGTCACGCAACTCTGCACGCAGGCGGGACTGCCCTTATAGCCGCGCTGCTTGAGTTCTTGCCAGATCAGTTCAGGAAAGCGACAGCCCTGGATGATTCGTTCCTCGATATAGTCGCGATAGGGATCCAAAGGCGTCGGACCCCGCGCCTTGGATGCGCGCTCGGGGAATGCCCCCGCGTGGACGTACTTCTGCACGGTTGCTTTGCTGATTGAGAGTTCGCGCGCGATTCCTCTGATCGTGCCGCCCTGGGCGCGTAGCGCCATCACCTCCTTATACAACGCTAGCCGCGTGGCGCGTCGCTGATCGCTCAGACGCTGCCATGGCCGTTGTGAGCTTCGGCGCGGAATCCCCTGCCGAGCCAGGGTCACCCTACTGACGTTTACTTGCTGGGCGGCTTGGCGCAGTTGTGGCCCGAGTCGGCATAGCAGCCGCTCGACGTTGTCGCGCAGGTTGCTCAGCAAATGCCAGCGATCCGAGACTTGCTTGGCTGCCGGCAGCGCGAGGTCGACCGCTTCGGAATAGGCCCCGGCCCGGTCCCTGGCGACGATCTCGATCGATGGGTGCGCACGCATCCACGCAGCCACTGCAATGGCGTCCCTACCTGCGAACACTTCGATCGGCTCACGTCGCTCCAAGTCGACGATGATCGTTCCGTACTGGTGACCGCGCGCGATTGCCCAGTCATCGATGCCGACGACCCGCGGTTGTGGTTTGCGCTTGCGCTCAGGTACTCTGCGCAATTCTCGCAGCACGGTGTCAGCACTGGTGCGCAAGCCCAAGGCGTCGGCAAGCCGGGCTGCTGCCTCACCACCGAGGGCGTGGCCCAGCGCGTACAACGCCCGAGCCTGCGATCGCGTACGACGTTGATACCGACCGGCCAAGGCGTGGATGTTCTCGGCAAACGTACGACGAGGGCAGTTGGCGTTCATACACTTGGAGCGACGTACCTCAATAGCGAGAACGACCCGCTGCTCGAGCATCGGACGTTCTTCCAGCTTGCGCACATAGCGGCCGTGGAGTCGGTGACTCCAACGATGGCAGGCCGGGCACGGTGCCCTGCGAACTGTACTGCGGGCTTCGACAGTAATGGTCTCCCCTTGCACTTCGCTGGAGACGAAGCGCTTCCCCACACGGGGGAGAATACGATCGATCCCACCGAGAACTTGCCTCATGGTAACGATCAACGTACGGCCAAACCGGCGGGAAATCAAGCCCTCGACCCGGCCGTCACACAAAGTGCGGGAGACCCCCGATATCAAGGCCTATTTCTGCGATCCTAAGAATCCCTGGCAGCGCGGCACGAACGAAAACACGAACGGGCTCTTGAGACAGTACCTCCCGAAAGGAACCGATCTCTCGGTCTATTCGCAAGACAAGCTCAATGCCATCGCCAGGCGGCCCAACGAACGCCCACGCAAGACACTAAATTTCGATACACCGGCTGAACGATTCCATCAAGCTGTTGCGTTGACCGGTTGAATCTGCGACCCACTGCCGCTGTTCCACCTTTGGTACGCCGAGCGTCGGCTGACGGAGTGCTACGACCGCTCGCTCGCTTTGTCGCGACCGCACCGTCGGCCGTTGCCGACTTTCGGCGCGGCTGCCTCAAACGTCTGCAACCGTGAGAGTGTCGAATCTTATTCATAACAAATCCGCCAGCTGGTATGCCCGATGTCATGGGCAGTGTGGGACGATTACGCGCGGGAAATATCACGTCGATGTGCCCCCGTACTCCCTCGCTACACAGGCCGCCGAGCGACACAGCTCCGATTGACTTCCATTATCGAACTGCACCCGACTAGGGCGAGCGTCCGGTCGATTTCTTCTTTGATCATTGCGACGACGTCAGATACACCAGTCTCGCCTTTCGCGGAAAGCCCGTACAAGGTGGCGCGTCCGAGCATTACGGCCTTGGCACCCAATGCGACCGCCTTTACCACATCGCCCCCTCTTCGAATGCCACTGTCCAGAATGAGGTTGGTGGTCGGAGTCCGATCAGAAATGCTCGGCAACGAGTCAATCGGCGCAGGAAGCTCTGCAAGCTGTCGTCCGCCATGATTTGAGACTATGATGCCGTCGGCACCGATTTCCACGCATCGTTCGGCATCCTCAGCCGTCAGGATGCCTTTGACGAGCAGTTTTCCAGGCCAGTCGTCGCGCAAGCGACGGAGGTCGTCCCAGCCGAAGCTCGCGTCCATTTCCCGCCGCAGCGCCGCAGCCTGCGACGCGGTATCAGACGCGTCGTCGGTCGCTAAGTTCTTCAACTGCGGCATGCCATTCGTTAGGTAGGACCAGAGCCAACGGGGATGTGAAATGCCATCGAGAGCTCCTCGTGCAGTGATTTTGAATGGCATAGCGAACCCGTTTCGCAGATCACGCTCCCGAAACCCATTCACCGCAACGTCCGTGGTTAGGATCAACGTCGAATAGTTAGCCGCTCGCGCTCGGCTGACCAAGCTGTTCGCCAGATTCCGATGTACCACGTATAACTGAAACCACAAGTCTCCGTCCGCTCCCTTTGATATCTCTTCGATGGACATATTCGACGCGGTAGAGAGTGCGAACGGAATCCCTGCCTTGCTCGCAGCGCGTGCAAGCGCAAGGTCTCCCTTGGGCCAGAACGCGCTATTAAGGCCTGTCGGCGCTATCACAAGCGGCGAGGAGATTCGTTTTCCCAGAAGCTCGGTAGACTGCTCCCGCTTGCTCACATCGATAAGACGCCGGGGACGCAATTCCCATCTATCAAAGGCAGCACGATTGTGCCTCAGGCCTGACTCGTCGTCCGCCCCGCCTTCCAGATAGTCAAATACCATCCTTGGTAACCGACGCCTAGCCTCAGAACGATAGTCACCGACGGAGAAGAAACCGGGAAATGCTCTTGTCATGATTGCGCCTTGCGTGATTGAACTGAAAAGCGGGAAACGCATTACGTCCGTCCTGGACAGCCTTTCTAGACGACAACGCTTCCGACATAGTTTTCGGCCATGGACTTCGCCGCTGTGCGCGACGTAGTGACGTGTTCGAGTTCGACAAGCTGCAACTGCTCGAAAGGCGACGGGTCGTCGAGACGGTGCATCAACCGCTTATCCAATAGGAGAAGTGTTCAGCGCGCCAGATTCGCGTCAAAGCCGTTGCGTCGGTTCCGTAACCGCAGTATGTATCCGCAAGCGAGGTGACCGTCCCCGCATGCAGGCAGCCATTCCAGGCTCCAAAGGCACGACGGCCTCAAGCGTTGCCACCACCACCTCACTGGCCCTATCTTGGTAAAGAGAAGACCGGGCAAATAGTCCGCACCGGCCGCGTTCCATTCTTCGAGCGTAACGGGAGGAGTAACGTCCAGAAATTCACCTCCACGTGAGACAGGGTAGTTCGTCATTGTATTCAGAATCGGTTCGAGGAGACCGATGCCACGTAAAGTCGGGGGGCTTTGGCCGAAGGCAGCCGCAGTACTACACGAAATGCCGCTTTTACCTCAACTGTGGGTAGGAAGTCCCAATAGTTGCCGAGCTTGCGTCACCGTGGCGACCGGGCGGCCGTATTCTGCGCACAGCCCCGCCACCTGCTCCACCAGCGCGGCATTCGACGGCGCCAGCGTGTGCTTGTCCAGTCGGACGTTGTCCTCCAGGCCGGTGCGGCAATGCCCGCCCATTTCGAGCGACCAGCGCGCCATGGTGATCTGGTCGCGGCCGATGCCGGCGCCGGTCCAGGTCGCGTCCGGCGACAGGCGGTGCAGCGTCTTCACGTAGAACTCCAGCACCTCGCGGTCCACCGGCATCGCACGCGGGTGGGGAAGTTGACCGAACCGGTGGCCAGCGAGGCCATGTCGGGACGCAGCGAGATCATGCCGCCGCGTTCCTTGCCGGCGCCGGAGCGGCCGCCGGTCGACACCTGCGTGATGATGCCGGGCGCGTACTTGCGGATGCCTTCCAGCACCTCGGAGAAGCGGTCTGGGTCGGACGTAGGCGTCTCGTCATCGTTGCGCACGTGGAGGTGGACTAGCGTGGCACCTGCCTCAAAGGCCGCCTGCGTTGACTCGATTTGCTCGCTTATCGTGATTGGTACTGCTGGATTGTCCTTTCTTCGTGGCAGGGATCCTGTGATTGCGACAGAAATGATGCAGGGATTGTTCATGTGATTATTCCGCGGATAGCGAACCTCGACGACGTCATACTCGTGGCATCAATGACTTGGTGGAGTAGCCGCACCTAAGCCGCTGGCCATTGCTTGGATTAGAACTTGTGCCTCATCCCCAGCATCGCCCCCAGCCGCGTCCCGTTGCCGATCGTGTTACCGCCGTTATTGAAGGTCGGCGAGCTGTTCAACGCGATCCACGCTCCTTTCAGATTGGTGTAGTCCACCTCCATATACACGTCCGTGCGCTTCGAGAACGCGTAGTTCAGCATGCCCGCCGTTCCTGATGCGTTCAAGAGAGAGACGGCTGATGCCAGGCAATTACCCGCGCCTCGACGAGGCGCACGAGCGACAGCAGCGTCTCGGTTGTGGGCAGCTTCATGTTTAAACTATCGGCCGTGGCGACCGCTGCTCCATTGATCGCTTCGATCTCGGTGCGGCGTCCGGCCTGAACGTCCTGCAACATCGATGGCTTGTGCCCCTTGTGCTGGGCAATGGCGCCTGCGACATTGGCTTTGCACTTAGCTGGATTCACTTCGATACCGAGCCTCTGTGCGACCGACAGGACTTCAACGACGATTTGCTCTGCGAGCCGGCTACCTTCAGGCGTAGTACCGAGTTGATCGACTGTGCACCCAGTTACGGCGCAGATGCTGTTGAGCGCGGCGTTGAACGCGACCTTCTCCCAAATCGCGGCCCATACGTTGGCGTCCGAACTGCACTGCAGACCGGCGGCCGAGAGCGTCTCGGAGACTGCGGAGACGATCGGTCGGACGTTGCCGTCAGCGGTCATGAGTCTAACGATACCCTGGCCATGTGAGTGCACGTGGCCAGGCGCAACCATGTCGGCCGGCCAGGTGGTCACGCCGATGAGGATGCGCTCTGTCGAGGCGAACTCGCTGATCTTCTCGACGTTGCCCAATCCGTTCTGCAGGGAAAGCACATGCACATCCGGACCAATCAGGTGCTTGACGCCCTGGAGCGCGGCGCCAGTGTGCAGGGTCTTGGTAAAGATCACCAGCAACTCGGGTAGTTCCCGAGCATCCTCAGGCCGGCAAATCTTGAGCGTCTTCACACGCCGATCGCTGTTGTCCGTGACCAATCGCAAGCCATCCGATTGGATTGCGGCGATGTGTGCATCGTTGATGTCGATCAGAGTGACGTCATTGCCGGACTCAGCCAGAAAGCCGCCAAACATCGAGCCCATGGCGCCAGCGCCGACGATGGTAATTTTCATGATTGCCCTCAGGATTTCAGCTAGTGATTGCCGCCGCGGAACCCGGCTTTAGTAGCCCCTCCCGCCTCGGGATGTGACGCCTGACGACAAGGAGCGCCAGCATCGCGAAGACCATCGCGGTGCCAAGTAGGGCGAGATAAGCCATCGCACCACCGGCCGTAATGACCACTGCCCCGGCGAAAGCACTGAGGATCGCACCCAGTCGTCCGAAGGCCAGCGCGGACGCGGTGCCGGTCGCCCTGACGCTGGTGGGGTACATGAACGCACACAGCGCGTACATGGTGGACTGCACTGCATTGACGAACATGCCATGCACACCGAAACCGAAGATCAACAGATTCGTGTCGCGCCCGACATTCAGGGTCTGCATCGCGAATGCACTTGCGGCTGCTCCGGCGCAGCACAGCACCAAGGGCCAACGTGACCCGAATCGCGTTATCGCAACAGCACAGACCAACGCGCCAATGACGCCTCCGAGGTTGTAGGCGGTCAACCCCGAGCCAGCGACGGCCATCGACAATCCTTCTGACGCCAGCATCGTCGGTAGCCAACTGAAGGCACTGTAGACGGCGGTAAGACACATGAAGAAAGCCGCCCAGGTTGCCAGCGTATCGCGCGTCAGACCGTCCGAGAAGAGTGCGCCAAAGCCGGCCCGCTTCTCCACGACCTGTTCCGCTACGTCGGTGTAAGTCACGTTGGCAGCCATCGGACGGCCCATACGCCCTAGCAGCTTGCCCAGTTCGTCCCAGCGTGCCGGATGGCGTGCAAGGAATCGAGGCGACTCCGGCAACGTGAACAGAAGAATGGTGGCCAGCACAATTGGAAAGGTTCCACCGATAAAGAACAGTCCGCGCCAACCGAATGCGGGCAGGATTTCGCCCGCAAAGAGGCCCGCCAGCATGCCGCCGAGCGGCACACAGACGATCGTCGCGGTCACTGCGAGCGTCCTGCGGCGCGCCGGCGTGAATTCGGCCGTGACCGTGGTCGAACTCGGCAGAGCGCCACCGATGCCCAGGCCGGCGACAAACCGAAGTGCGGCCACGGTCAGGACGTCGGGCGCAAGGCCGATGGCGCAGGTCGCTGTGCCGAAGACAAAGACGCTCGAAACGACCGCCATCCGGCGGCCGAATCGGTCCGCGAACAGGCCTGCGCAGGCGCTGCCGATTCCCATGCCAATGAGGCCAGCGGCGACCGCCGGGGCGAAGGCGCTTCGCGTGATGTTCCACTCCTTGATCATC includes:
- a CDS encoding MFS transporter gives rise to the protein MSPQAVPFKGNADIGRLLDDGAYTTMQKFVVFLAALSIVMDGFDGQLIGFAIPLMIKEWNITRSAFAPAVAAGLIGMGIGSACAGLFADRFGRRMAVVSSVFVFGTATCAIGLAPDVLTVAALRFVAGLGIGGALPSSTTVTAEFTPARRRTLAVTATIVCVPLGGMLAGLFAGEILPAFGWRGLFFIGGTFPIVLATILLFTLPESPRFLARHPARWDELGKLLGRMGRPMAANVTYTDVAEQVVEKRAGFGALFSDGLTRDTLATWAAFFMCLTAVYSAFSWLPTMLASEGLSMAVAGSGLTAYNLGGVIGALVCAVAITRFGSRWPLVLCCAGAAASAFAMQTLNVGRDTNLLIFGFGVHGMFVNAVQSTMYALCAFMYPTSVRATGTASALAFGRLGAILSAFAGAVVITAGGAMAYLALLGTAMVFAMLALLVVRRHIPRREGLLKPGSAAAITS